A portion of the Aphelocoma coerulescens isolate FSJ_1873_10779 chromosome 11, UR_Acoe_1.0, whole genome shotgun sequence genome contains these proteins:
- the PLLP gene encoding plasmolipin has translation MAGLPGAARARSASPGSPPALDGSFLLSPLGGLMGAQAVLGLLVWSLIAATTYHLHAAYGWVMFVSLFFWILTLLFFVTYLLQLHQKFYMIPWPLVLMIYNAVATVLYITAFVTCAAAVQPTSWRQWDYNRRAAASFFACVTMITYGVSTFLSFRAWKGLGSNAATSQVTDHA, from the exons ATGGCGGGGCTGCCCGGCGCCGCGCGCGCCCGGAGCGCCTCCCCGGGCTCCCCTCCGGCCCTGGACGGCTCCTTCTTGCTCTCGCCGCTCGGGGGGCTGATGGGCGCCCAGGCC GTGCTCGGTTTACTGGTGTGGTCTCTCATCGCCGCCACAACGTACCACCTGCACGCGGCGTATGGCTGGGTGATGTTTGTGTCCCTCTTCTTCTGGATTCTAACACTCCTTTTCTTCGTGACTTACCTCCTGCAGCTTCATCAGAAGTTCTACATGATCCCCTGGCCCCTTGTG CTGATGATCTACAACGCTGTGGCCACCGTGCTGTACATCACCGCCTTCGTGACGTGCGCGGCTGCTGTGCAGCCGACGTCCTGGCGGCAGTGGGACTACAACCGCAGAGCTGCCGCCTCC TTCTTTGCCTGTGTCACGATGATCACCTATGGGGTGAGCACCTTCCTCAGCTTCCGTGCCTGGAAAGGGCTCGGCAGCAACGCGGCCACCAGCCAAGTGACTGACCACGCGTAA
- the THAP11 gene encoding THAP domain-containing protein 11, giving the protein MPGFTCCVPGCYNNSHRDKALHFYTFPKDEELRRLWLKNVSRAGVSGCFSTFQPTTGHRVCSEHFQGGRKSYLVRVPTIFPLRGVNERKAQRARRPRPAAAAAAAPQGPAAAAEAPAGGAAEDVKPIDLTVQVELGAAATIGPSPVRLPVPVPAAAAAAAAGEESPVEGGPPDHSYSLSSGTTSEELLRKLNEQRDIIALLEVKMKEMKGSIRRLRLAEAQLREEIREKDRLLHAASAGTRKRHGL; this is encoded by the coding sequence ATGCCGGGCTTCACCTGCTGCGTACCGGGCTGCTACAACAACTCGCACCGCGACAAGGCGCTGCACTTCTACACCTTCCCCAAGGACGAGGAGCTGCGGCGCCTCTGGCTCAAGAACGTCTCCCGGGCGGGCGTCAGCGGCTGCTTCAGCACCTTCCAGCCCACCACGGGCCACCGCGTCTGCAGCGAACACTTCCAGGGCGGCCGCAAGTCCTACCTGGTGCGGGTCCCCACCATCTTCCCGCTGCGCGGCGTCAACGAGCGCAAGGCTCAGCGGGCCcggcgcccccgccccgctgccgccgccgccgccgccccgcagggccccgcggccgccgccgagGCCCCTGCAGGGGGCGCGGCCGAGGACGTGAAGCCCATCGACCTGACGGTGCAGGTGGAGCTCGGGGCCGCCGCCACCATCGGGCCCAGCCCCGTGCGGCTGCCGGTGCCGGtaccggcggcggcggcggcggcggcggcgggggaggAGAGCCCGGTGGAGGGCGGCCCCCCCGATCACTCGTACTCGCTGTCGTCGGGCACCACGtcggaggagctgctgaggaagCTGAACGAGCAGCGCGACATCATCGCGCTGCTGGAGGtgaagatgaaggagatgaaggGCAGCATCCGTCGTCTGCGCCTGGCCGAGGCCCAGCTCCGCGAGGAGATCCGCGAGAAGGACCGGCTGCTCCACGCCGCCAGCGCCGGCACCCGCAAGCGCCACGGCCTCTga
- the CENPT gene encoding centromere protein T isoform X1, which yields MASRGGGTPAASGASGPAELQLPQGPRGLSPPPPPPPRNYADHNAPRCRRNYPPHTAPRPLPARARISREAAGRARCAAVSGPAMADGRSPAGPGLRRSGRHNARAAAQTGSSLENKSKSVRSTLVKQRRAAFPDLKNGTPRLLLKRVMQNEPQVSPLAPQTSNHKDMEEAHSEVPSKRVSSMGELQLPDVAAEDTSVSVFHMTKKRKKLSISEFERAAERRLPQNQAQSTLDSTIMTRSLRMSVGSLMAPDTVEKRGLLRRPKTRKAVDMQAFEGRVEQNLLKSKEQNYLVDSQSASGIRTSILTSDAEMMMNSTELFVQSQLDEQSQNKLFALEPQLSDSKTSAQRSPISDGDQEESRPGGLVSSVGTNEGRTQRYSKSSSLDHGHVDRMRHVSTETPVKRQEDKQDHSQQSNPMEQVSFPEEEVICTAECGANAEYSEHLEKKLSEKAELQITPAQDSRGETEMAPSAGEELAEGNVGAHGSPRAEHEITKGIGAESLGRQSHAFSSFDKPGMTPSDETDEQGDELQDQAIMLELDNSVEEPAEDEAGHPASQEVSMKTPAFVRAPAYNLLLSTPHVAKPAAPRSPVQLLQPKTVPKRFPKKTSQRKPCEPQMPRSLIKEIFRHFVKMPVTRDAFKIVEKCSERYFKQVSDDLEAYAHHAGRKTVEAADLEILMRRQGLVTDKMPLNVLIENYLPLEYRKLLIPVAVSGNKVIPSK from the exons ATGGCCTCGCGGGGCGGGGGGACACCCGCGGCGAGCGGGGCGAGCGGCCCCGCCGAACTACAGCTCCCACAAGGCCCGCGCGGCctctcgccgccgccgccgccgccgccccggaaCTACGCGGACCACAATGCACCGCGCTGCCGGCGGAACTACCCGCCCCACACTGCGCCGCGGCCCCTCCCGGCGCGCGCACGCATCTCGCGAGAGGCGGCGGGGCGCGCGAGGTGTGCGGCCGTTAGCGGTCCCGCCATGGCCGACGGGCGGTccccggccgggcccggccTCAGGCGCAGCGGCCGCCACAACGCGCGGGCGGCGGCCCAG ACTGGATCGAGTCTAGAAAACAAGAGTAAATCTGTCAGAAGCACCTTGGTGAAGCAGAGACGGGCAGCGTTCCCTGATCTCAAAAATGGCACACCACGGCTTCTACTCAAGAGAGTCATGCAGAACG AACCCCAAGTTTCACCTCTGGCACCTCAGACATCTAACCATAAAGACATGGAAGAAGCTCATTCAGAAGTCCCATCTAAGAGAGTTTCAAGCAT GGGGGAATTGCAGCTGCCAGATGTTGCTGCTGAGGACACATCTGTCAGCGTGTTCCACATgacaaagaagagaaagaaacttAGCATTTCTGAATttgagagagcagcagagagacGACTTCCCCAGAACCAAG CTCAGTCAACGTTGGACAGCACAATTATGACTCG GTCCCTTCGTATGTCTGTGGGTTCCTTGATGGCCCCAGACACTGTTGAGAAGAGGGGCTTGCTCCGCAGGCCAAAAACCCGCAAGGCTGTTGACATGCAAGCTTTTGAAGGCAGAGTAGAACAGAACCTGCTGAAGAGCAAAG AACAGAACTACCTTGTGGACTCACAATCTGCATCTGGGATTCGAACAAGCATCCTGACGAGTGATGCAGAAATGATGATGAATAGCACCGAGCTCTTTGTTCAGTCCCAGCTGGATGAACAGAGCCAAAATAAACTTTTTGCTCTTGAACCCCAGCTGTCAGACTCGAAAACTTCAGCACAGAGGAGCCCGATTTCTGATGGAGATCAAGAGGAATCAAGGCCAGGGGGCCTGGTATCCAGTGTGGGCACAAATGAGGGAAGGACCCAGAGATACTCCAAGAGCTCAAGCCTTGATCATGGGCATGTTGACAGAATGAGACATGTATCTACAGAAACACCTGTAAAACGGCAAGAAGATAAGCAGGATCATTCCCAGCAGAGTAACCCAATGGAACaggtttcttttcctgaagagGAAGTGATTTGCA CTGCAGAATGTGGTGCAAATGCTGAATATTCTGAACATTTGGAGAAGAAACTGTCTGAAAAAGCAGAATTGCAGATAACTCCAGCACAGGACAGCAGAGGTGAAACAGAAATGGCTCCTTCAGCAGGAGAGGAACTGGCAGAAGGCAACGTTGGAGCCCACGGCTCTCCCAGAGCTG AACATGAGATTACCAAAGGCATTGGAGCTGAAAGTCTGGGCAGGCAGTCTCATGCCTTTTCCTCATTCGATAAACCTGGGATGACTCCGTCAGATGAAACTGATGAACAAGGAGATGAGCTACAGGACCAGGCTATCATGCTAGAGTTGGATAATTCAGTGGAAGAGCCTGCTGAGGATGAAGCTGGACACCCTGCAAGTCAAG AGGTTTCCATGAAGACTCCTGCATTTGTCCGTGCTCCAGCCTACAACCTCCTGCTGTCAACTCCACATGTTGCAaaacctgctgctcccag ATCTCCTGTGCAGCTGTTGCAGCCTAAGACAGTTCCAAAGAGATTTCCAAAGAAAACATCCCAGAGGAAACCATGTGAGCCTCAAATGCCAAGGAGTTTGATAAAGGAGATATTCAGACATTTTGTTAAAATGCCAGTGACCAGAGATGCATTCAAAATTGTTGAAAAATG CTCCGAGAGATACTTCAAGCAGGTGAGCGATGATCTGGAAGCTTACGCCCACCATGCAGGGAGGAAGACAGTGGAGGCGGCTGACCTGGAAATCCTCATGAGAAG GCAAGGGCTGGTGACAGACAAGATGCCATTGAATGTGCTGATAGAGAATTACCTCCCTCTGGAGTACCGGAAGCTCCTGATTCCAGTTGCTGTGAGTGGAAATAAAGTGATCCCCTCCAAGTGA
- the CENPT gene encoding centromere protein T isoform X2: MADGRSPAGPGLRRSGRHNARAAAQTGSSLENKSKSVRSTLVKQRRAAFPDLKNGTPRLLLKRVMQNEPQVSPLAPQTSNHKDMEEAHSEVPSKRVSSMGELQLPDVAAEDTSVSVFHMTKKRKKLSISEFERAAERRLPQNQAQSTLDSTIMTRSLRMSVGSLMAPDTVEKRGLLRRPKTRKAVDMQAFEGRVEQNLLKSKEQNYLVDSQSASGIRTSILTSDAEMMMNSTELFVQSQLDEQSQNKLFALEPQLSDSKTSAQRSPISDGDQEESRPGGLVSSVGTNEGRTQRYSKSSSLDHGHVDRMRHVSTETPVKRQEDKQDHSQQSNPMEQVSFPEEEVICTVCRWSSSLSSRSSSKYLESPVTLNLSSLSLREVVSHIIEDLEISDTEEEMINTLNGVEQEKIFQEAAECGANAEYSEHLEKKLSEKAELQITPAQDSRGETEMAPSAGEELAEGNVGAHGSPRAEHEITKGIGAESLGRQSHAFSSFDKPGMTPSDETDEQGDELQDQAIMLELDNSVEEPAEDEAGHPASQEVSMKTPAFVRAPAYNLLLSTPHVAKPAAPRSPVQLLQPKTVPKRFPKKTSQRKPCEPQMPRSLIKEIFRHFVKMPVTRDAFKIVEKCSERYFKQVSDDLEAYAHHAGRKTVEAADLEILMRRQGLVTDKMPLNVLIENYLPLEYRKLLIPVAVSGNKVIPSK, encoded by the exons ATGGCCGACGGGCGGTccccggccgggcccggccTCAGGCGCAGCGGCCGCCACAACGCGCGGGCGGCGGCCCAG ACTGGATCGAGTCTAGAAAACAAGAGTAAATCTGTCAGAAGCACCTTGGTGAAGCAGAGACGGGCAGCGTTCCCTGATCTCAAAAATGGCACACCACGGCTTCTACTCAAGAGAGTCATGCAGAACG AACCCCAAGTTTCACCTCTGGCACCTCAGACATCTAACCATAAAGACATGGAAGAAGCTCATTCAGAAGTCCCATCTAAGAGAGTTTCAAGCAT GGGGGAATTGCAGCTGCCAGATGTTGCTGCTGAGGACACATCTGTCAGCGTGTTCCACATgacaaagaagagaaagaaacttAGCATTTCTGAATttgagagagcagcagagagacGACTTCCCCAGAACCAAG CTCAGTCAACGTTGGACAGCACAATTATGACTCG GTCCCTTCGTATGTCTGTGGGTTCCTTGATGGCCCCAGACACTGTTGAGAAGAGGGGCTTGCTCCGCAGGCCAAAAACCCGCAAGGCTGTTGACATGCAAGCTTTTGAAGGCAGAGTAGAACAGAACCTGCTGAAGAGCAAAG AACAGAACTACCTTGTGGACTCACAATCTGCATCTGGGATTCGAACAAGCATCCTGACGAGTGATGCAGAAATGATGATGAATAGCACCGAGCTCTTTGTTCAGTCCCAGCTGGATGAACAGAGCCAAAATAAACTTTTTGCTCTTGAACCCCAGCTGTCAGACTCGAAAACTTCAGCACAGAGGAGCCCGATTTCTGATGGAGATCAAGAGGAATCAAGGCCAGGGGGCCTGGTATCCAGTGTGGGCACAAATGAGGGAAGGACCCAGAGATACTCCAAGAGCTCAAGCCTTGATCATGGGCATGTTGACAGAATGAGACATGTATCTACAGAAACACCTGTAAAACGGCAAGAAGATAAGCAGGATCATTCCCAGCAGAGTAACCCAATGGAACaggtttcttttcctgaagagGAAGTGATTTGCA CTGTTTGTAGATGGAGCTCCTCTCTGTCCTCCAGAAGTTCAAGTAAATATTTGGAATCCCCAGTCACTCTAAATCTTTCCAGCCTGTCTTTGAGAGAAGTTGTGTCCCATATAATTGAAGACCTAGAAATAAGTGATACAGAAGAAGAGATGATTAATACATTAAACGGAGTGGAACAGGAAAAGATTTTCCAAGAGG CTGCAGAATGTGGTGCAAATGCTGAATATTCTGAACATTTGGAGAAGAAACTGTCTGAAAAAGCAGAATTGCAGATAACTCCAGCACAGGACAGCAGAGGTGAAACAGAAATGGCTCCTTCAGCAGGAGAGGAACTGGCAGAAGGCAACGTTGGAGCCCACGGCTCTCCCAGAGCTG AACATGAGATTACCAAAGGCATTGGAGCTGAAAGTCTGGGCAGGCAGTCTCATGCCTTTTCCTCATTCGATAAACCTGGGATGACTCCGTCAGATGAAACTGATGAACAAGGAGATGAGCTACAGGACCAGGCTATCATGCTAGAGTTGGATAATTCAGTGGAAGAGCCTGCTGAGGATGAAGCTGGACACCCTGCAAGTCAAG AGGTTTCCATGAAGACTCCTGCATTTGTCCGTGCTCCAGCCTACAACCTCCTGCTGTCAACTCCACATGTTGCAaaacctgctgctcccag ATCTCCTGTGCAGCTGTTGCAGCCTAAGACAGTTCCAAAGAGATTTCCAAAGAAAACATCCCAGAGGAAACCATGTGAGCCTCAAATGCCAAGGAGTTTGATAAAGGAGATATTCAGACATTTTGTTAAAATGCCAGTGACCAGAGATGCATTCAAAATTGTTGAAAAATG CTCCGAGAGATACTTCAAGCAGGTGAGCGATGATCTGGAAGCTTACGCCCACCATGCAGGGAGGAAGACAGTGGAGGCGGCTGACCTGGAAATCCTCATGAGAAG GCAAGGGCTGGTGACAGACAAGATGCCATTGAATGTGCTGATAGAGAATTACCTCCCTCTGGAGTACCGGAAGCTCCTGATTCCAGTTGCTGTGAGTGGAAATAAAGTGATCCCCTCCAAGTGA
- the CENPT gene encoding centromere protein T isoform X3, which yields MADGRSPAGPGLRRSGRHNARAAAQTGSSLENKSKSVRSTLVKQRRAAFPDLKNGTPRLLLKRVMQNEPQVSPLAPQTSNHKDMEEAHSEVPSKRVSSMGELQLPDVAAEDTSVSVFHMTKKRKKLSISEFERAAERRLPQNQAQSTLDSTIMTRSLRMSVGSLMAPDTVEKRGLLRRPKTRKAVDMQAFEGRVEQNLLKSKEQNYLVDSQSASGIRTSILTSDAEMMMNSTELFVQSQLDEQSQNKLFALEPQLSDSKTSAQRSPISDGDQEESRPGGLVSSVGTNEGRTQRYSKSSSLDHGHVDRMRHVSTETPVKRQEDKQDHSQQSNPMEQVSFPEEEVICTVCRWSSSLSSRSSSKYLESPVTLNLSSLSLREVVSHIIEDLEISDTEEEMINTLNGVEQEKIFQEAAECGANAEYSEHLEKKLSEKAELQITPAQDSRGETEMAPSAGEELAEGNVGAHGSPRAEHEITKGIGAESLGRQSHAFSSFDKPGMTPSDETDEQGDELQDQAIMLELDNSVEEPAEDEAGHPASQEVSMKTPAFVRAPAYNLLLSTPHVAKPAAPRSPVQLLQPKTVPKRFPKKTSQRKPCEPQMPRSLIKEIFRHFVKMPVTRDAFKIVEKCSERYFKQVSDDLEAYAHHAGRKTVEAADLEILMRRPVS from the exons ATGGCCGACGGGCGGTccccggccgggcccggccTCAGGCGCAGCGGCCGCCACAACGCGCGGGCGGCGGCCCAG ACTGGATCGAGTCTAGAAAACAAGAGTAAATCTGTCAGAAGCACCTTGGTGAAGCAGAGACGGGCAGCGTTCCCTGATCTCAAAAATGGCACACCACGGCTTCTACTCAAGAGAGTCATGCAGAACG AACCCCAAGTTTCACCTCTGGCACCTCAGACATCTAACCATAAAGACATGGAAGAAGCTCATTCAGAAGTCCCATCTAAGAGAGTTTCAAGCAT GGGGGAATTGCAGCTGCCAGATGTTGCTGCTGAGGACACATCTGTCAGCGTGTTCCACATgacaaagaagagaaagaaacttAGCATTTCTGAATttgagagagcagcagagagacGACTTCCCCAGAACCAAG CTCAGTCAACGTTGGACAGCACAATTATGACTCG GTCCCTTCGTATGTCTGTGGGTTCCTTGATGGCCCCAGACACTGTTGAGAAGAGGGGCTTGCTCCGCAGGCCAAAAACCCGCAAGGCTGTTGACATGCAAGCTTTTGAAGGCAGAGTAGAACAGAACCTGCTGAAGAGCAAAG AACAGAACTACCTTGTGGACTCACAATCTGCATCTGGGATTCGAACAAGCATCCTGACGAGTGATGCAGAAATGATGATGAATAGCACCGAGCTCTTTGTTCAGTCCCAGCTGGATGAACAGAGCCAAAATAAACTTTTTGCTCTTGAACCCCAGCTGTCAGACTCGAAAACTTCAGCACAGAGGAGCCCGATTTCTGATGGAGATCAAGAGGAATCAAGGCCAGGGGGCCTGGTATCCAGTGTGGGCACAAATGAGGGAAGGACCCAGAGATACTCCAAGAGCTCAAGCCTTGATCATGGGCATGTTGACAGAATGAGACATGTATCTACAGAAACACCTGTAAAACGGCAAGAAGATAAGCAGGATCATTCCCAGCAGAGTAACCCAATGGAACaggtttcttttcctgaagagGAAGTGATTTGCA CTGTTTGTAGATGGAGCTCCTCTCTGTCCTCCAGAAGTTCAAGTAAATATTTGGAATCCCCAGTCACTCTAAATCTTTCCAGCCTGTCTTTGAGAGAAGTTGTGTCCCATATAATTGAAGACCTAGAAATAAGTGATACAGAAGAAGAGATGATTAATACATTAAACGGAGTGGAACAGGAAAAGATTTTCCAAGAGG CTGCAGAATGTGGTGCAAATGCTGAATATTCTGAACATTTGGAGAAGAAACTGTCTGAAAAAGCAGAATTGCAGATAACTCCAGCACAGGACAGCAGAGGTGAAACAGAAATGGCTCCTTCAGCAGGAGAGGAACTGGCAGAAGGCAACGTTGGAGCCCACGGCTCTCCCAGAGCTG AACATGAGATTACCAAAGGCATTGGAGCTGAAAGTCTGGGCAGGCAGTCTCATGCCTTTTCCTCATTCGATAAACCTGGGATGACTCCGTCAGATGAAACTGATGAACAAGGAGATGAGCTACAGGACCAGGCTATCATGCTAGAGTTGGATAATTCAGTGGAAGAGCCTGCTGAGGATGAAGCTGGACACCCTGCAAGTCAAG AGGTTTCCATGAAGACTCCTGCATTTGTCCGTGCTCCAGCCTACAACCTCCTGCTGTCAACTCCACATGTTGCAaaacctgctgctcccag ATCTCCTGTGCAGCTGTTGCAGCCTAAGACAGTTCCAAAGAGATTTCCAAAGAAAACATCCCAGAGGAAACCATGTGAGCCTCAAATGCCAAGGAGTTTGATAAAGGAGATATTCAGACATTTTGTTAAAATGCCAGTGACCAGAGATGCATTCAAAATTGTTGAAAAATG CTCCGAGAGATACTTCAAGCAGGTGAGCGATGATCTGGAAGCTTACGCCCACCATGCAGGGAGGAAGACAGTGGAGGCGGCTGACCTGGAAATCCTCATGAGAAG gCCAGTCAGCTAA
- the CENPT gene encoding centromere protein T isoform X4, translated as MQNEPQVSPLAPQTSNHKDMEEAHSEVPSKRVSSMGELQLPDVAAEDTSVSVFHMTKKRKKLSISEFERAAERRLPQNQAQSTLDSTIMTRSLRMSVGSLMAPDTVEKRGLLRRPKTRKAVDMQAFEGRVEQNLLKSKEQNYLVDSQSASGIRTSILTSDAEMMMNSTELFVQSQLDEQSQNKLFALEPQLSDSKTSAQRSPISDGDQEESRPGGLVSSVGTNEGRTQRYSKSSSLDHGHVDRMRHVSTETPVKRQEDKQDHSQQSNPMEQVSFPEEEVICTVCRWSSSLSSRSSSKYLESPVTLNLSSLSLREVVSHIIEDLEISDTEEEMINTLNGVEQEKIFQEAAECGANAEYSEHLEKKLSEKAELQITPAQDSRGETEMAPSAGEELAEGNVGAHGSPRAEHEITKGIGAESLGRQSHAFSSFDKPGMTPSDETDEQGDELQDQAIMLELDNSVEEPAEDEAGHPASQEVSMKTPAFVRAPAYNLLLSTPHVAKPAAPRSPVQLLQPKTVPKRFPKKTSQRKPCEPQMPRSLIKEIFRHFVKMPVTRDAFKIVEKCSERYFKQVSDDLEAYAHHAGRKTVEAADLEILMRRQGLVTDKMPLNVLIENYLPLEYRKLLIPVAVSGNKVIPSK; from the exons ATGCAGAACG AACCCCAAGTTTCACCTCTGGCACCTCAGACATCTAACCATAAAGACATGGAAGAAGCTCATTCAGAAGTCCCATCTAAGAGAGTTTCAAGCAT GGGGGAATTGCAGCTGCCAGATGTTGCTGCTGAGGACACATCTGTCAGCGTGTTCCACATgacaaagaagagaaagaaacttAGCATTTCTGAATttgagagagcagcagagagacGACTTCCCCAGAACCAAG CTCAGTCAACGTTGGACAGCACAATTATGACTCG GTCCCTTCGTATGTCTGTGGGTTCCTTGATGGCCCCAGACACTGTTGAGAAGAGGGGCTTGCTCCGCAGGCCAAAAACCCGCAAGGCTGTTGACATGCAAGCTTTTGAAGGCAGAGTAGAACAGAACCTGCTGAAGAGCAAAG AACAGAACTACCTTGTGGACTCACAATCTGCATCTGGGATTCGAACAAGCATCCTGACGAGTGATGCAGAAATGATGATGAATAGCACCGAGCTCTTTGTTCAGTCCCAGCTGGATGAACAGAGCCAAAATAAACTTTTTGCTCTTGAACCCCAGCTGTCAGACTCGAAAACTTCAGCACAGAGGAGCCCGATTTCTGATGGAGATCAAGAGGAATCAAGGCCAGGGGGCCTGGTATCCAGTGTGGGCACAAATGAGGGAAGGACCCAGAGATACTCCAAGAGCTCAAGCCTTGATCATGGGCATGTTGACAGAATGAGACATGTATCTACAGAAACACCTGTAAAACGGCAAGAAGATAAGCAGGATCATTCCCAGCAGAGTAACCCAATGGAACaggtttcttttcctgaagagGAAGTGATTTGCA CTGTTTGTAGATGGAGCTCCTCTCTGTCCTCCAGAAGTTCAAGTAAATATTTGGAATCCCCAGTCACTCTAAATCTTTCCAGCCTGTCTTTGAGAGAAGTTGTGTCCCATATAATTGAAGACCTAGAAATAAGTGATACAGAAGAAGAGATGATTAATACATTAAACGGAGTGGAACAGGAAAAGATTTTCCAAGAGG CTGCAGAATGTGGTGCAAATGCTGAATATTCTGAACATTTGGAGAAGAAACTGTCTGAAAAAGCAGAATTGCAGATAACTCCAGCACAGGACAGCAGAGGTGAAACAGAAATGGCTCCTTCAGCAGGAGAGGAACTGGCAGAAGGCAACGTTGGAGCCCACGGCTCTCCCAGAGCTG AACATGAGATTACCAAAGGCATTGGAGCTGAAAGTCTGGGCAGGCAGTCTCATGCCTTTTCCTCATTCGATAAACCTGGGATGACTCCGTCAGATGAAACTGATGAACAAGGAGATGAGCTACAGGACCAGGCTATCATGCTAGAGTTGGATAATTCAGTGGAAGAGCCTGCTGAGGATGAAGCTGGACACCCTGCAAGTCAAG AGGTTTCCATGAAGACTCCTGCATTTGTCCGTGCTCCAGCCTACAACCTCCTGCTGTCAACTCCACATGTTGCAaaacctgctgctcccag ATCTCCTGTGCAGCTGTTGCAGCCTAAGACAGTTCCAAAGAGATTTCCAAAGAAAACATCCCAGAGGAAACCATGTGAGCCTCAAATGCCAAGGAGTTTGATAAAGGAGATATTCAGACATTTTGTTAAAATGCCAGTGACCAGAGATGCATTCAAAATTGTTGAAAAATG CTCCGAGAGATACTTCAAGCAGGTGAGCGATGATCTGGAAGCTTACGCCCACCATGCAGGGAGGAAGACAGTGGAGGCGGCTGACCTGGAAATCCTCATGAGAAG GCAAGGGCTGGTGACAGACAAGATGCCATTGAATGTGCTGATAGAGAATTACCTCCCTCTGGAGTACCGGAAGCTCCTGATTCCAGTTGCTGTGAGTGGAAATAAAGTGATCCCCTCCAAGTGA